The following coding sequences lie in one Sorex araneus isolate mSorAra2 chromosome 4, mSorAra2.pri, whole genome shotgun sequence genomic window:
- the LOC129404269 gene encoding olfactory receptor 2AE1-like: MRQNNQSLLADFILEGLFDDSLTHVFLFSLTMMVYLVAVSSNTLTIFLICADRRLHTPMYFLLSQLSLMDLMHVTTTIPKMATNYLSGRKSISFMGCATQHFLYLAVGGAECVLLTLMSYDRYVAICHPLHYAVIMSRRVALMMAVTSWLGASMNSFIHTVILMHFPFCASRTVHHFYCEFPAIVKLICGDISVYETTVYISSVLFILLPILLVSTSYAFILHSIIQMRSTGSKRNAFATCSSHLTVVSLWFGTGIFSYMRPSSQRTPLQEKVGSVFYSIITPTLNPLIYTLRNKDIAKALRKVLGRDAVIQ; encoded by the coding sequence ATGAGGCAGAATAATCAGTCCTTGCTGGCCGACTTCATCCTGGAAGGGCTCTTCGATGACTCCCTCACCcatgtctttcttttctccttgactaTGATGGTCTACCTTGTTGCAGTCAGTAGTAACACCCTCACCATTTTTCTCATCTGTGCTGACCGTCGgctgcacacccccatgtacttcctgCTCAGCCAGCTCTCCCTCATGGACCTCATGCAtgtcaccaccaccatccccaagatgGCTACCAACTACCTATCAGGCAGGAAGTCCATCTCCTTCATGGGCTGTGCTACCCAGCACTTCCTTTACTTGGCAGTGGGAGGGGCTGAGTGTGTGCTCCTGACTCTCATGTCCTATGACCGTTATGTTGCCATCTGTCATCCACTGCATTATGCTGTTATCATGAGCAGGAGGGTGGCTCTGATGATGGCTGTCACATCATGGTTGGGAGCATCCATGAACTCCTTCATTCACACTGTGATCTTGATGCATTTCCCTTTCTGTGCATCTCGAACAGTCCACCACTTCTACTGCGAGTTTCCTGCTATTGTGAAATTGATATGTGGAGACATCTCTGTTTATGAGACCACGGTGTACATAAGCAGTGTTTTATTcatcctcctccccatcctccttgTCTCCACATCTTATGCCTTCATCCTCCACAGTATCATTCAGATGCGTTCAACTGGGAGTAAGAGGAATGCCTTTGCCACTTGCAGTTCTCACCTCACTGTGGTTTCCCTCTGGTTTGGGACTGGTATCTTCTCATACATGAGACCCAGTTCCCAGCGCACTCCACTGCAAGAGAAGGTTGGTTCTGTGTTCTATAGCATCATCACCCCGACCCTGAATCCTCTGATTTATACTCTCCGCAATAAGGATATAGCTAAGGCACTGAGGAAAGTGCTGGGGAGAGATGCTGTAATACAATGA